The following coding sequences are from one Acidimicrobiales bacterium window:
- a CDS encoding AAA family ATPase, with protein sequence MSIEVLQAHYGFTRMPFGRDLAPGMLHRSAGHGEAVARIAWCIAERALGVVTGEVGSGKTVAARAATAGLDASRHTTIYLGNPAIGARGLYAAIVSALGGVPRFHKASLIPQAADALAAEEAERGKRVVVVVDEAHLLGADQLEELRLLTNAEMDSRSPFACLLVGQPTLRRRIKLGTFAALDQRIALRFAMPAMTAAETGAYVAHHLKLAGRADTLFSDDALGLVHQVSRGLPRAVNNLALQSLVAAYATNKAIVDESSARAAVTEVTAE encoded by the coding sequence GTGAGCATCGAAGTCCTCCAGGCCCACTACGGCTTCACCCGCATGCCCTTCGGGCGGGACCTGGCCCCGGGCATGCTGCACCGCAGCGCCGGCCACGGCGAGGCGGTGGCCCGCATCGCCTGGTGCATCGCCGAGCGGGCCCTGGGGGTCGTCACGGGCGAGGTCGGATCGGGCAAGACCGTTGCCGCCCGGGCGGCCACCGCCGGCCTCGACGCCAGCCGCCACACGACCATCTACCTGGGCAACCCCGCCATCGGGGCCCGTGGGCTCTACGCCGCCATCGTCTCCGCCCTGGGCGGGGTGCCCAGGTTCCACAAGGCGTCGCTCATCCCCCAGGCCGCCGATGCCTTGGCCGCCGAGGAGGCCGAGCGGGGCAAGCGCGTGGTGGTCGTGGTCGACGAGGCCCACCTCCTGGGCGCCGACCAGCTCGAGGAGCTCCGGTTGCTGACCAACGCCGAGATGGACAGCCGCTCGCCCTTCGCCTGCCTGCTCGTCGGTCAGCCCACGCTGCGCCGGCGCATCAAGCTCGGCACCTTCGCCGCCCTGGACCAGCGCATCGCCCTGCGCTTCGCCATGCCGGCCATGACCGCCGCCGAGACCGGGGCCTACGTCGCCCACCACCTCAAGCTGGCGGGGCGGGCCGACACGCTGTTCTCCGACGACGCCCTGGGGTTGGTCCACCAGGTCTCCCGGGGCCTGCCCCGGGCGGTGAACAACCTGGCCCTGCAGTCCCTCGTCGCCGCCTACGCGACCAACAAGGCCATCGTCGATGAGTCCTCGGCCCGGGCCGCGGTCACCGAGGTGACGGCGGAATGA
- a CDS encoding DDE-type integrase/transposase/recombinase, translated as MQDRHRDVALFRYSLIREAADPGLTKAERGALVRALARREHLGPSGSRLQVSRNTLDRWIRAWRAGGFEALVPAARAAEPKTPAALLDLAVKLKREAPSRTAAGVAEIMATAEPWAPSARTLQRHFARLGLNTRPDGSPPQAFGRFEAAAPNDRWTGDALHGPVVEGHKAYLFAFLDDHSRAVPGYRWAHSEDTVRLEAALRHGIAARGIPASIYVDNGSAFVAAPLLRACAVLGIRLVHSRPGRPQGRGKIERFFRTVRDQFLVEVQARGVGGLVELNRLFAAWVETVYHRRAHSETGMAPLERYEAGGPIALPSPASLHEAFLWSERRLVTKTATVSLHGNTFEVDAALVGRRVELVFDPFDLATVEVRFEGRSMGAGVAHVVGRHTHPMVKPDTPPPPAATGIDYLGLIEARHAEELAARIHYSGLPGPAITDGSETP; from the coding sequence GGGGGCGCTGGTGCGCGCCCTGGCCCGCCGTGAGCACCTGGGCCCGAGCGGGTCTCGCCTGCAGGTGAGCCGCAACACCCTGGACCGCTGGATCCGGGCCTGGCGGGCCGGCGGCTTCGAGGCGCTGGTGCCGGCGGCACGGGCGGCCGAGCCAAAGACCCCGGCCGCGCTGTTGGACCTGGCCGTGAAGCTGAAGCGGGAGGCGCCATCGCGCACCGCGGCCGGCGTGGCCGAGATCATGGCCACCGCCGAGCCGTGGGCACCCTCGGCCCGCACCCTCCAGCGCCACTTCGCCCGCCTGGGCCTCAACACCCGCCCCGACGGGTCCCCGCCGCAGGCCTTCGGGCGCTTCGAGGCGGCCGCCCCCAACGACCGCTGGACCGGCGACGCCCTTCATGGTCCGGTGGTCGAGGGCCACAAGGCCTACTTGTTCGCCTTCCTCGACGACCACTCCCGAGCGGTCCCCGGCTATCGCTGGGCGCATTCGGAGGACACCGTTCGCCTGGAAGCGGCGCTGCGCCACGGCATCGCCGCCCGGGGCATCCCGGCGTCAATCTACGTGGACAACGGCAGCGCCTTCGTGGCCGCCCCGCTGCTGCGGGCCTGCGCCGTGCTCGGCATCCGCCTGGTCCACTCCCGGCCCGGGCGTCCCCAGGGCCGGGGCAAGATCGAGCGCTTCTTCCGCACGGTGCGCGACCAGTTCCTCGTGGAAGTGCAGGCCCGGGGCGTGGGGGGCCTGGTCGAGCTGAACCGCCTCTTCGCCGCCTGGGTCGAGACCGTCTATCACCGCCGGGCCCACTCCGAGACGGGGATGGCGCCCCTGGAGCGATACGAGGCCGGCGGGCCGATCGCCCTGCCGAGCCCGGCCTCCCTGCACGAGGCGTTCCTGTGGTCGGAGCGCCGCCTGGTGACCAAGACGGCCACGGTCAGCCTGCACGGCAACACCTTCGAGGTCGACGCCGCCCTGGTGGGCCGGCGGGTGGAGCTGGTCTTCGACCCCTTCGACCTGGCCACCGTCGAGGTCCGCTTCGAGGGCCGCTCCATGGGGGCGGGGGTGGCCCACGTCGTCGGCCGCCACACCCATCCCATGGTCAAGCCCGACACCCCGCCACCGCCGGCGGCCACCGGCATCGACTACCTCGGACTCATCGAGGCCCGCCATGCCGAGGAGCTGGCGGCCCGCATCCACTACTCCGGCCTGCCCGGCCCCGCGATCACCGACGGAAGCGAGACACCGTGA